A window of Aequoribacter fuscus genomic DNA:
TCGGCCAGAGCCGTGTAGGCACAGTAAGAGTTGGGAGAGTGAAGTTGACGCAGTGATAGTCCCGCCTGAGCGAGCAATGAGGAAGGGTCTGCACCTTGCGCTCGCACAAATTCATCGAAGCGGCTTATTGAGCTTACTCGAGCGAGATGCATATTCTTCCCTGTCATGTTTGCGCTATTTGTCAATTGTATTGCGTGATAAGTCAAAATAAAAGCCTAGGGCTTGATTATAGTAAGGGCCCTAAAAATTCTAATAGTGAGAGTCATCTTATGCGCAGTATCAAAAAGTTAGCTTTTAAGTCGTCGGTTTTGGCCGCAGCAATTGCTGGAATCAGTCAGGTTCAGGCACAGAAACTCGAAGAAGTTGTGGTTACTGCTCAAGTTCGTGCCGAGAGTCTTCAAGACGTTTCAATCTCAATGATTGCGATGGGTGGCGATACGATCAAAGATTTTGGTATTGCGCGAGCTGAGGAGTTTGCGGCGAATATGCCCGCCGTTCAGATCTCACAGAACCCCATTGGAAACTTCGTCTTTATCCGCGGTATTGGCACACCGGGTGCGAACCAGGGTATTGAACAATCAGTTTCTATTTTCCATGACGGCGTGTACATGGGGCGCCACCAACTATCGCGTTCGCCTTACATGGATCTAGAGCGAGTTGAGGTTCTGCGTGGACCGCAATCTATTCTGTTTGGAAAGAACACCATCGGTGGCGCGATAAGCGTCATTACAGCAAAGCCAACGGACGAGTTTGAAGGTTTAGTCGGTGCGCTGTACGGCTCTTATGGCGAACAAGAAGTCACCGCTGTTGTATCAGGGCCGATTACTGATACGCTCCGAGGTCGCTTGTCTTACCGCGGTTATGAAATGGATGGCTACATAAAAAATGTCATGACCAACCAAGACGGGCCAATGCGCGACGACGAAACTCTCCGGGCGCAGTTATCTTGGGACGCCTCAGACACTATTTCGGTTACGGCTAAATGGGAGCAAAGTGACTTCCAGCAGGGCCAGCAAGCCACACAGCTCGCGGTATCTAACCCCTTTAACGCTGGCGCCGCGGGTACAGCGGGTTTAAACGCGGCTCTGGTTGGCATCGCTACCGGCGGTTCTGGAGCAGAGCGCTGGGACGATAAGCGGGCGGTGGTTAACGATGGCGGTGTGCTTCTAGGACAAGCAGTTCCTGTACTCGCGGGATTACCAGGCTTCCCTGATCTGCCTGAGTTGAGCGACAACAGCCTAGAAATTGGTCAAGTCACCGTTGATTGGCAAGTGGGAGAACATACCGTGACCTCGATCTCGGCCTACGCGGCCTACGATTATCGCGATATTTGTGATTGCGATTTTGCGGCGATTCCTTTGATTCAGGTTGATGCGACCGAGGACTATTCTCAGATCAGCCAAGAGTTCCGCTTGACGTCGCCAGTCGGTGATAAGTTCGATTACATTGTTGGCCTGTATTACCAAGAAACCGATTTAACTTATCGATCGGGTGAGTCATTTGGGTCGGCGATGGCGTTTCAGCAAGTCGGTGTTCCGACGCCCTTGCTGGTACCTAACCTGACGCGTGACTATGGTCTAGACCAAGACCAAGACATGCTAGCGATCTTCGGTTCTGGTACTTATAGTCTTACCGATGTGACCAGAGTTACGGTGGGCTTGCGTTGGTTTGAAGAAAATAAAACGGCCAGCCACTTTTTGAACAAACGGTTCACCGGTGGGTGGGACTATAGCGCTCTGCTTGGTGCGCCGGCTGGCACGGTAGCCTTTGGGGATACAGCGGCTGACTACGACGCGTTCTTGGCAGGTTTTGGCCAAGTTGATTTGGGCGGCGTTACTGCTGGATTTTTAACTGAAGCGGTTTATGCTGGTTTGTTGGGCACGTTTGAGCACGATATCGTCAATCGTAATCGAACCGAGCGCGACTGGAACTACCAGCTAACGCTTGAGCACGACTTAAACGATGAAACCATGCTGTTTGCGACTGTCTCTAACGGGACCAAAGGCGGCGGGTTTGATGGACGTTTCTTGCGCACTAACGACAACCCATTCTTTGAATACGAGGAAGAAAGCGCGCAAAACTTTGAACTCGGGGTGAAAACTACCTTGCTCGATGGTGGAATGACTCTGAACGCCACGGCATTCTTGACGACGGTAGAAGACTATCAAGTGAGTATCTTTGATGGCGCCACGGCATTCTTCGTTCAAAACGCGGCAGAAATCGAATCGAAAGGCCTTGAAGTCGATATGCGCTGGGCAGCGACAGAGCAACTCACAGTTAATATTGCGGGCACTTGGTTAGATAATGAGTATTCAGAATTCCCCAACGCGCCTTGTTGGGCGACGCCGGCAGATCCTGTCAGGGGTGGCTGCCAGCTCACCGGTACTCCCGATGCTTACCGAAATGCCTCCGGTAGTGTGAATGTCTTTTCTCCTGAGCGGGCGTTTAACCTAAATCTGGAGTACGTGCAGCCATGGGGCAACGACCTTGAGTCTCGTGTTATGTTCAATATGAATTACTCAGACGAATACTTTACGGCCGCTGACTTGGATCCTATTTATGGATTCCAGGATGCCTACACGAAGTACGATCTTCGCGTCTCGCTAGGGCATGCAGACGGCACATGGGAGGTGGCGCTGATTGGCAAAAACCTGACCGATGAATACACCAGCGCAAATAATAATGACCAACCTCTGGTCGCCGGTAACGGGTTTGCGATGACGGATCGCCTGCGTTCCTACATGGTACAAGGTACCTTACGGTTCTAAGTGGTCTTGCTTTCCCCAAGGCGATTTGCCTTGGGGTCTTTTTATATTGATAGGGCGAATGTATGAATAGTTCTGTAAACCCTGCTATCGAAGCTAATTCGCGTTCAGAAACCGCCGAGGCGTTGGCGCAGACGCTACGCAAGCAAAGACAGGCTTTTTTGGCGGAGCCACAGCCAACTTTCGCGAGTCGCAAAGCCGATTTATTGCAGTTAAAGCGCTTAGTCGCAGAAAATTCAGATGCAATTATTGCCGCGATTTCAAAAGATTATGGCAACCGTTCTAGCTTTGAGTCTAAGTTTGCCGAGATTGTTACCGGTTTAGACACGATCAATCATACGATCAAGCATTTAAAACGATGGATGAAGCCTCAGAAGCGGTCCATAGATTGGACCATGTACTTCGGTGCCAAGAATCGTTTGATACCTCAGCCCCTCGGCGTCGTTGGCTTGATTATTCCATGGAATTTTCCGATCAACCTGACCTTCTCACAGCTTACCGCTGTGTTCGCGGCTGGTAATCGAGCCATGGTTAAAATGTCGGAAAATTCCATTCATTTGACCCGTTTGTTACAACAACTCGCGCCGAACTATTTTGCTGATGACAAGCTGACCTTCTTTGAAGAGACCGGTTCGGTTGGTGTTGAATTCTCGAAACAGCCATTTGACCTGATGATATTTACCGGCTCTGGTCAGACTGGTCGGAAGGTGATGGCCGCAGCGGCTGAAAATTTAACCCCTGTTATTTTGGAGCTGGGTGGTAAAGCCCCCGCAATCATCGACCCCGCCTACTCAATGCAGAAGGCTGTGGACCGAATTTTATTCGTGAAACAGTTTAATGCCGGCCAAATTTGTACCAACGTAGATTATGTCTTTGTGCACAAGTCGCAAATCGATGATTTTGTTGCCAAAGCTGATGCGTATGCGCGGGCACATTGCCCAGATATTCTGTCGGATGACTATACTTCGATAATCGATGATAGAGCGTACCAGCGGTTGGTTCATACGCTTGATGACGCGCGCGAGAAAGGTGCTCGCGTCGTACCGCTGAGTGACCAAACGCCCGATCCGACCTCACGGAAAATACCTCTACATTTGGTCTTGGATACAACGTCGGACATGCTCATTCGCCAGCGTGAAACCTTTGGGCCGCTGTTGATGGTCTTAAGCTACGAAACGTCGGATGATGTGATTACTTACGTTAATGCACATGATAGGCCGCTGGCGCTTTACCCATTTACCGATAATAAAGCGCTGTGTGATCGGTACATTAGCAATATCATGTCTGGTGGCGTTACTGTGAACGACGCCTTGTTCCATGTTGCGCAGCACGATTTGCCCTTTGGTGGTGTTGGCCCATCGGGAATGGGGCATTATCATGGATACGAGGGCTTTGTTGCGTGCTCGAAAATGCGGCCGGTATTTTATCAGGCATCGACAACCATGATGAAAAAGTTGGCACCACCCTATGGGGATTTCGCCAACAAGACCATGAACCTATTGATAAAAATGAAGCGCTAACGAGCGGCTCTGACAAACAAGGTGACGTGAAATGATCAACCTGGTTCGAAGTATGCGACAAAATGTATCGGTGTTGGCTCTCGCCACTCTGGTATTGATGGTGGGTTGTAATGACAGCGGCAATCCACAGGTAACGTCTAACGACGCAAGCGCCCCGCAAGAGCTTGATGTGGCGTGGGCCTCTCATGGCAATGATTGGGGAGAGCAACGCTACTCGAACTTGACGCAAATCAACACGGATAATGTCTCTGAGCTTGGTCTTGCTTGGTACTTTGATATGTTCACCGATCGCGGGGTAGAAGCGACGCCGCTAATGGTGGACGGTGTGTTATATGTCACCAGCGCTTGGTCAATTGTGTACGCTTTAGACGCCAGAAGCGGCGAGTTACTGTGGTTCCACGATCCCAAAGTGCCTCGATCGTTTCTCGCCAAAGGCTGCTGCGATGCCGTGAACCGAGGTGCCGCTTATGCTCAAGGGCGAATTATTGCGAGTACTTACGACGGTCGTTTGATTTCTTTAGACGCCAAAACTGGCGAGCTGCAATGGGACGTTCAGACAACCGACCGAGAACAGTCCTACACCATTTCAGGTGCGCCACGTATTGCCAACGACAAGGTCATTATTGGTAACGGCGGCGCTGAATTGGGCGTTCGCGGGTATGTAACAGCTTACGATATTGCCACCGGCGAGCAACAGTGGCGTTTCTACACGGTGCCAGGAAACCCCGCCGATGGGTTTGAGAACGACACCATGGAAATGGCTGCTCAAACGTGGAATGGCGAATGGTGGAAATGGGGTGGCGGTGGCACCGCATGGGATTCTTTCGTATTTGATCCCAATCTTAACTTAGTCTACTTGGGTGTGGGTAATGGTTCTCCATGGAACCAAAAATTGCGCAGTCCCGGGGGTGGCGACAACTTATTTCTCGCATCGATTGTCGCAGTAGACGCTGATACCGGCGAGTATGTTTGGCATTATCAAACGGCGCCTGGCGATACCTGGGATTACACTGCAACACAGCACATGATCCTGGCGGATCTAGAGTGGCAAGGTGAAACGCGAAAAGTCATCATGCAGGCGCCTAAAAATGGCTTTTTCTATGTGCTCGACCGTGCGACAGGCGAGCTTTTGTCGGCCGAACCTTACACCGCAATGACCTGGGCCACGCATGTTGATATGGCGACGGGTAAGCCCGTGGAAACCGAAACGGCCAGAGTGTTTGATGGGGAAAACGTAACGTTACCGAGCAATGCTGGTGGTCATAATTGGCCGCCCATGTCGTACAACCCAGATACGGGCCTCGTGTACATTCCGACACTGCAAGTAGGCATTCAGTTCAAAGAACCGACGCATGAGCGCGATACAAAGCCCGCACAGGGGTACTGGAATCAGGGTTTTGACCGCACCAATTACGTGCTGCCTCAACTGCCGAATATCGACGAAATTGTCGATAGTGGAGTAAGCGGACAGTTACTGGCGTGGGACCCCGTCGCGGGAGAGGCGCGGTGGAAAGGCAACTTGGGACGCGTGAGCGGTGGCGGTGTGCTCAGCACGGCTGGCAATTTGGTGTTTCAGGGGCATCACGATCAATTCAGGGCATTGAATGCTACCAATGGTGATTTGCTTTGGTCTGACGAGGTTCATACCGTGGCAATGGCGCCTCCCATTACATACAGCTTGGATGGACAGCAGTATGTGGCGATTGCCGTGGGCTTTGGTGGTGGCTTAGCGGCTGAGGCGGGCGCGGTATCGCACGGCTGGGATACCGACGCCAATATGTCACGAGTACTGGTTTATAAATTGGGTGGCACAGCAGAAGCGCCGGCTAACGAGGTTGTTCGTCAGCCGCTGCCGGAACCACCGCCTGTAACAGGAACCCAGGAGCAAATAGCACTGGGCCAGCAGATATTCCAGCGTCATTGCTCGGTCTGTCACGGCGATGGATTGCGTACAGGAGGTTTGACTCCGGATTTAAAGCGTACTTCAGCTGGAACCCACGAGGTTTGGCAGAAAATTGTTCGGGAAGGGCTGCTTCAATATGGTGGGATGCCAGGGTTTGGCCAGTTTGTTACCGAGCAAGAGGCCGAGGCCGTGCGCCAATACGTTCTGGACGTTGCGAATACCGCCTATCAGCTGCAGGAATCGGCTAAGTTAGAAACAACGCAATAAATCAAACTCAGGGGTTGCTGACTCTCTTCTGTCGGCGCCCCTCAGCGCTACACCGTTTGGAACAGTAAATCACTGACTCCCAGTCGCGCTTCCATTTCGCGCGCCACGCAAACGGGCGCTCGCAGACGGGACAAATTTTAGTTGGAAGGTTTAGCTTTTTGTGCGCCATGTTAGCTTATCGGCCAATCGGCGGCGTCGGTGACAAACTCGGGCTGAGGGGTACGATAGCCATCCCACTGCGTAATAAAAAGCCCCTTGGGGTCGTATTGCTCGGTTTGTTTGTCGATATTGAAGTGCCGGCCCCCGCGCGGGTCACTACCTACCCCTGCTATATACTGCCAATTGCCGTAGTTACTGGCCACATCGAAGTCGATGAGATACTTTTCGAAAAACGCCGCTCCGTAGCGCCAGTCAACACCTAGGTCGTGGATCAAACTGCTGGCTGCAATTTGACGGCCTCGGTTACTCATAAAACCTGAGCGTACGAGTTGGTGCATTAAGGCGTTGACCAAAGGGTAATTGGTTTCACCACGACACCAGCGCGTGAACTGGCGTGGATCGAAGGTGCGCAACTGTTTTTTGCGAGCTACGCCATAGGGCAAGAACAGATGTACGCCATCGATTTGCGCGCGCCAATAGAAGAACTCGCGCCACAGCAGCTCGAAAAAGACCCAGTAGGTCGATTCGTTGGCCGTAACTTCGTTCTCGAAGCGCTGGACGTGGTGCAGGATGGTTCGGGGCGAGACAGCGCCGGTCGCAAGCCAAGGTGAAAGTGCGGAGTAGTTGTCTAGGCCGTCAAGAGCATTCCGCGTTTGCTTGTAGGTAGCAATCGCCTGTCGGTCAAAAACCCAGTGTTTGATTCTTCGCAGGGCTTCTTGTTCGCCACCGCGATACGGAAACGTGGGGTGAGGGCGAGTGTTATTGGATGGAGTAGGCCCGTATCGCACTTCGGTTATTTTCGGTGGCAGTTGCTTAGGCGTCGCAAGTGGCTCTGCAATGGGTTGGGCTTCCATTTTTTTGCGGAATGGCGTGAAGTGTTTGGGTAGATCGGCCAGATCAAAAGTGAGATCGTCCTCGTCGAACAGGGTGTTGCCCCGCGTTACGCTAACGTTACAGTCTAAGGCGTCTTGCAGTGCTTTGAGCGAGTTGCTTTCGTTGTAGGCCTGCGGACGCGAGGTGATGAGGTGTTCAATGCCAAGCTCCTCTATCATGAGGGGCAGCACTTGTTCAGGATGTTGTACGCTGACAAATACGTCTTGTCCAAGTTCGCTAAGCTGGTGCCTGAGGTGCTCGAGCGTTTCGCTCAAAAATCGCGTGCGTTGCGCGCCCAGTCCCGTGAGGTTGCACCATGGTCTGGGCTTTGGCCAGCAGTAGACAATCAGTAATTCGCTTGCCTGACTGGCCAGCTGAAAGCCTGCATTGTCAGCTAGGCGGAGATCATTTTGTAACCAAAGTAGGGTGCGCATAAAAGCCTCTGAGTTGAGACGTAGATACGCTTTAACGCAGGGCTCGGATTCTTATTGTAGGTGGACTGCTCACGCGTTGATCGTCACAAATCGTGACTGTCGTAAGCTGACCGCGCTAAGCGCTTGGCCTTAACATCGAGAGCCCGTATGCTAATTGCTTTAATGATAATGACTAGGAGTCACTGTGACTGACATAAGCTGTCTGTTTGAGCCCGTAACTTTGGGCAATTTAACCTTGCCCAATCGTATTGCCATGGCGCCCATGACGCGCAATTCATCGCCCGATAACATCCCGACGGATGCAAACGTTGAGTACTACCGCAAACGTGCCGCGGCGGGTGTGGGTTTGATCATCAGCGAGGGTACTTGCGTCAACCACCCGGGCGCCAGTGGTTACCCGGGTGTTCCTTATTTTTACGGTGAAGAACGTTTAGCAGGATGGAAGCGAGTGGTCGAGGCCGTGCACGCTGAGGGCGGGAAATTTGCGCCACAGCTTTGGCATGTCGGTGCCGTGCGTAAAGCGGGGACACCCCCCGAGGGCGATGTCCCCGGGTACGGTCCGTCCGGTATGAATGTGCCCGGCAAGGTCAATCGTCATGTCATGACTCAGCAGGACATTGACGACGTGATCAAGGCCTTTGCCGATGCGACGCGCGATGCTAAGGCGATTGGTTGTGATGCGGTAGAGCTGCACTGTGCACACGGTTACTTACCCGATCAATTCCTGTGGGAAGGTACTAATCAACGCACTGATGAATACGGTGGCTCAATGGCAAATCGTTCCCGATTTGTGGTCGAGCTTATCAAAGCCTGTCGCGCGGCGGTGGGCCCCGACTTCCCCATTATCATGCGCTGGTCGCAGTGGAAACAACAAGATTACACGGTGAAGTTGGTCGACACCCCAGAGCAGCTTGACGAATTTTTAAGGCCTTTCGTGGACGCTGGGGTCGACATCTTCCATTGCTCGACGCGCCGTTTCTGGGAGCCCGAGTTTGAAGGCAGTGATCTGAATTTGGCAGGCTGGACGAAGAAACTGACGGGTAAACCCACGATCAGTGTGGGTAGTGTGGGCCTGAACGCAGACTTTTTGCCACAAGCAGGAGAAACCGCTTTCCGTGCCGCCGAACCAGCAAGTCTAGATGAGCTAATCACGCGTATTAGCAATGACGAATTCGATTTGGTTGCGGTGGGGCGGGCATTAATTGCCAATCCGGAGTGGCCAGCTATGGTGAAAGCCGGTCGTTTTGATGAGCTCGAGTCTTACGATTCTAAGATGCTAATGACGCTTAAATAAACGGCCTATAGGGGTGCCGTTTTGACAAGACATTTGGTTTGGTTCCGACAAGATTTACGCGTTTACGACAACACGGCTCTCTGGCATGCCTGCCTCGATCCCGAGGCAGACGTGATTGCCCTTTTTTGTGCGACGCCACAGCAGTGGCGCTTGCACGATATGGCCCCAGTGCGCGAGCGGTTTTTATGGCGCAACCTAACCGCATTGAAGGAGAGGTTAGGCGAGCTCAATATTCCCCTGGTGGTCAAACATTGTCAGACCTTTGAGGACTGCGTGCAGGATGTGCCAACACTGTGCGAGGCGTTAGGGGTCACAAATCTTTACGCTAATTGCGAATACCCTGTCAATGAGCAAAAGCGTGACAGAGCTATACGAGAGGCATTAGCGGACAAAGTCAGTTGCCACTGGCATCACGACTTTGGCATCAAACCCCTAGGCCTTCTGACGAAGACGGGTAACCCCTATACGGTCTTTAGCCCCTTTAAACGCGCTTGGATAGAGCGCTGGCGAGCTGACCCGGCACCAATTTATCCTGCCCCTGAGCCTCGCCGCTGTTCTGCAGCGGTGCCAGGTAGCGAGTTGCTCGCTTCAGATAAACAGGCAATGGACCAGTTTTGGCCAGCGGGGGAAGACGCCGCCATGAATCGTTTAGCGCATTTTTGTGAGGATCGTATCGACCACTACAAGGCCAAACGCGATCTACCCGCAGAGCCCGGTACCTCGGAACTGAGTCCTTATTTAGCTGCCGGCGTCATTTCGCCGAGAGTGTGTTTAGACGCCGCCATACGAGCCAATCGCGGTGACATCCACGAGGGTAGGCAAGGCCCTGATACCTGGATCAGCGAGCTGATTTGGCGGGATTTTTACATTCACATCCTAGATACCTACCCCCGTGTATCGATGAACCGCTGCTTTAGAGTCGAAGGCGAGAAGATTCCTTGGCGCAATGCTCCTGAGGACTTTGCTGCGTGGTGTGAGGGGCGCACGGGTTACCCTATCGTCGATGCCGCTATGCGGCAGTTGGTCCAAACCGGATGGATGCACAATCGCCTGCGCATGTTAGTCGCGATGTTTCTCACGAAACAGTTACTCATAGACTGGCGTGAGGGAGAACGTTTTTTTATGCAGCATTTAATCGACGGTGATTTGGGAGCGAATAATGGGGGTTGGCAGTGGGCAGCCTCGACAGGCACTGACGCGGCACCGTATTTTCGAATTTTTAATCCGATCACTCAAAGCCAAAAATTCGATGCTAGCGGTGCGTTTATTCGTCGCTTTGTACCTGAATTAAGAGAGTTGTCCGATAAAGATATTCACATGCCCGCGCCATTGATGCGACAAAGCTTGGCGAGTGCTTATCCTGAACCAGTCGTTGAATTGAAGTTTGCCCGTGAGCGAGCGCTTGCGGCGTTTAAATCGGTTTAGTAGAGAGAAAAAAGGCGTGCAGCAAAGCGAGGGGGGATATGGCGCTGCACGCCCAGGAGTGACTAGTTAATTGCGGCTTCGTTTAAGTCAGCCACCAGCGAGTTGCGAATATTGTCAGCGACTTCAAACGCGTCGATGCGGTAATTGTCGTGGTCAATACCAGCGAATATTTTCGCGCCTTTCTTCGCGGCGGTAATCATCGCGGGTGTAAGCTCGTAACGCATGAAGTGTACGCTTGAGGTCTTGTCAGCGGTTTCGCGTTCTAAATCCTCATCGGCGATCGCAAAGATCTTGTCAAAGCCCTCGACCTGCAGCCAGGTTACGTCTTCGATACCAATGAGCTCGCCTAGACGCACAGCACGCTCGGCTGGGTCGGTGTACTCGATCATAAACGTCGCCTTCCAGTTGTGTCCGTCTGGGATGAGTGGATTGTAGGCGTCGAGTTCCTCATGAATACCTTCAGCCTCGAATACGCGCTCGATGCGCAGCATTTCTTGGATTTGGTACTTGATCGTCAGCGTATCTTCAAAGTACAGACGCGCGTGCGCACCCAACGCTAGCTGACGCGATTTCTTGTGCGCTAGCACCTTTTCCCGAAAGCCCGCACGTTCTTGTGCGTACTCTTCAAGTGACCAGAGATCGGCTCTGGATAAAGTCATAGTATCCTCCTAAGTTTAAAGGCCGTAAGCCATGCACAGTAGGGTCATGGGGTGTTTGGGTTTGTCCACTTTGCTGGACAGTTTGGCAATGTGAGTTGCGGCCATGGGGCAATCGCTCGAGAAGTAATCTGGCTCTTGCTCGTCGACCTTGCGAACCACTGGGCGCGCAATCTTGACGGCTTTTTGATAGGTTTCTTCCTTCACCGCGTAGGTGCCGTCATGCCCGGAGCATCGCTCTTGAGCCGTGACGGTGGTTTCGGGTACCAAATTCAGCACGTCGCGTGTTTTCATGCCGATATTTTGTACGCGTAAATGGCAGGCGACTTGATAGGCAATATCACCCAGCGCATTCGGGAATTCAGTGTTCAATTCGCCCCCTTTATGGCGTAACCACAAGTACTCGAAGGGGTCAAAGAAGGCCTTTTGTACTTTCAGGACATCGGGGTCGTTGGGAAACAGCAATGGCAATTCTTGCTTGTACATCAGTACACACGAAGGAATGGGCGCAATGAGGTCATAGCCCTCATCGACCAGTTTGGCCAATACGGGGATATTGGCGTCTTTTAATTTTTCAACGGTGTCTAGGTCACCCAGCTCAAGCTTTGGCATGCCGCAGCATTTTTCCTTGGGGACGATATCAATGTGAATTCCGTTATGCTGAAAAACTTTTACAAAGTCTTCACCTAGGGTTGGACTGTTGTAGTTGCCATAACAGGTCGCGTAAAGGGCTACTTTGCCCGTGGTGTTACCCACTTCTTTAGGCTCTAGACTCTTGATCATCGGTTTGACGCGCTTGCGCAAGGTCTTGCTGTGAAACTCAGGCACAGGTGCCTCTCTGTGCACACCAAAGCCTTTTTCGAATACGTTGCGGAAGGTGTCGTTCTTGTTTAAGGCGTTGACCGTTACGTCGACCAGAGGGATGGACGTCATGCCAAACACTGTATCCGTACTCGTCAGCACCTTGTCACGAAGTCGAGCGCCTTCGTTCTTAAACTTCTGCGCTTTGGCGCGAAGCATTAAGTGAGGGAAGTCGATATTCCATTCGTGTGGCGGCACGTAAGGGCACTTAGTCATGTAGCAGAGATCGCACATGTAGCACTGGTCGACAACTTTAATGTAGTCTTCCTTGGCGACGCCGTCGACTTCCATGGTTTCCGATTCGTCGACTAAGTCAAATAGCGTGGGAAACGAATCGCACAAGCTTACGCAGCGGCGGCAGCCGTGACAGATGTCGTAGACGCGCTCTAATTCATCATTCAGTGCGTCTTTGTCCCAAAATTCTTCCGATTTCCATTCAATCGGATGGCGTGTAGGTGCCTCTAAGCTGCCTTCTCTCACGATGCTTCCCCTCAAGATTCGGTATTGATGTAGCGAAAAAGGGGCCCAAGCGCTTGGGCCCCCTGACACGCACCCGGATCAGGCGCGTGACTTTAGAATTAACCGTCGAGTTGATCCAAAGCTTTTTGGAAACGATTAGCGTGGCTGCGCTCAGCTTTCGCCAAAGTTTCCATCCAGTCAGCGATTTCGTCGAAACCTTCGTCGCGCGCGTCTTTCGCCATGCCTGGGTACATATCGGTGTACTCGTGAGTTTCACCTGCAATAGCTGCTTTCAGGTTGTTCTCAGTGCTACCGATGGGTAGACCCGTTGCTGGATCGCCTACAGCCTCTAAGTACTCTAAGTGACCGTGAGCGTGGCCTGTTTCGCCTTCTGCAGTTGAACGGAATACTGCTGCAACATCGTTGTAACCTTCAACGTCCGCTTTGGCGGCGAAGTATAGGTAACGACGGTTTGCTTGTGATTCACCTGCGAATGCATCTTTCAGGTTTTGTTCGGTTTTTGAACCTTTTAGTGACATTGTCTTTAC
This region includes:
- a CDS encoding NADH:flavin oxidoreductase, producing MTDISCLFEPVTLGNLTLPNRIAMAPMTRNSSPDNIPTDANVEYYRKRAAAGVGLIISEGTCVNHPGASGYPGVPYFYGEERLAGWKRVVEAVHAEGGKFAPQLWHVGAVRKAGTPPEGDVPGYGPSGMNVPGKVNRHVMTQQDIDDVIKAFADATRDAKAIGCDAVELHCAHGYLPDQFLWEGTNQRTDEYGGSMANRSRFVVELIKACRAAVGPDFPIIMRWSQWKQQDYTVKLVDTPEQLDEFLRPFVDAGVDIFHCSTRRFWEPEFEGSDLNLAGWTKKLTGKPTISVGSVGLNADFLPQAGETAFRAAEPASLDELITRISNDEFDLVAVGRALIANPEWPAMVKAGRFDELESYDSKMLMTLK
- the phrB gene encoding deoxyribodipyrimidine photo-lyase → MTRHLVWFRQDLRVYDNTALWHACLDPEADVIALFCATPQQWRLHDMAPVRERFLWRNLTALKERLGELNIPLVVKHCQTFEDCVQDVPTLCEALGVTNLYANCEYPVNEQKRDRAIREALADKVSCHWHHDFGIKPLGLLTKTGNPYTVFSPFKRAWIERWRADPAPIYPAPEPRRCSAAVPGSELLASDKQAMDQFWPAGEDAAMNRLAHFCEDRIDHYKAKRDLPAEPGTSELSPYLAAGVISPRVCLDAAIRANRGDIHEGRQGPDTWISELIWRDFYIHILDTYPRVSMNRCFRVEGEKIPWRNAPEDFAAWCEGRTGYPIVDAAMRQLVQTGWMHNRLRMLVAMFLTKQLLIDWREGERFFMQHLIDGDLGANNGGWQWAASTGTDAAPYFRIFNPITQSQKFDASGAFIRRFVPELRELSDKDIHMPAPLMRQSLASAYPEPVVELKFARERALAAFKSV
- a CDS encoding DUF3501 family protein, whose product is MTLSRADLWSLEEYAQERAGFREKVLAHKKSRQLALGAHARLYFEDTLTIKYQIQEMLRIERVFEAEGIHEELDAYNPLIPDGHNWKATFMIEYTDPAERAVRLGELIGIEDVTWLQVEGFDKIFAIADEDLERETADKTSSVHFMRYELTPAMITAAKKGAKIFAGIDHDNYRIDAFEVADNIRNSLVADLNEAAIN
- a CDS encoding heterodisulfide reductase-related iron-sulfur binding cluster, coding for MREGSLEAPTRHPIEWKSEEFWDKDALNDELERVYDICHGCRRCVSLCDSFPTLFDLVDESETMEVDGVAKEDYIKVVDQCYMCDLCYMTKCPYVPPHEWNIDFPHLMLRAKAQKFKNEGARLRDKVLTSTDTVFGMTSIPLVDVTVNALNKNDTFRNVFEKGFGVHREAPVPEFHSKTLRKRVKPMIKSLEPKEVGNTTGKVALYATCYGNYNSPTLGEDFVKVFQHNGIHIDIVPKEKCCGMPKLELGDLDTVEKLKDANIPVLAKLVDEGYDLIAPIPSCVLMYKQELPLLFPNDPDVLKVQKAFFDPFEYLWLRHKGGELNTEFPNALGDIAYQVACHLRVQNIGMKTRDVLNLVPETTVTAQERCSGHDGTYAVKEETYQKAVKIARPVVRKVDEQEPDYFSSDCPMAATHIAKLSSKVDKPKHPMTLLCMAYGL
- a CDS encoding rubrerythrin family protein is translated as MSLKGSKTEQNLKDAFAGESQANRRYLYFAAKADVEGYNDVAAVFRSTAEGETGHAHGHLEYLEAVGDPATGLPIGSTENNLKAAIAGETHEYTDMYPGMAKDARDEGFDEIADWMETLAKAERSHANRFQKALDQLDG